TTGGCAATTCAAGGTTTTGTATATGCACCGTTTCGTGCAAATGACCTTATGAACGGTATTTTGGGAAAAATGTTTCCTAACATAGATTTTGAAATTTACGATGGAGATTCTATTGCTAAGGATAACATCCTATATAGCTCCAATTCTAATAATAAGTCAAAATTGTATAAAAAAACAAATATTACTATGAATGGACATACTTGGACGCTTATATTTAAGACAAACAGCGTATTTAAAAGTGAAAATATTTACGTTATCTTTCTTATTCCTAGCCTTATCCTAATATTAACTTTCTTGCTATATTCATTGCTAAATTCATTGATTAAGACAGAAAAGAATGCAGTGCAAATTGCAAAAAAAGCCACTCAAAAGTTACAAAACTCAGAAGAAAGACTTAGATATGCACTAGAAGGTGCCGGAGATGGACTATGGGACTGGAATCTTGTGACAGATGAGGTCTTTTTTTCAAAACGATGGAAAAAGATGCTTGGGTTTTCAGAAGATGAAATAGGCTCAGATATAGATGAGTGGAAAAGCTTGATACATCCGGAAGATTTAGAACATATGGATGCAGATATAACGGCGCATATTGAAGGTAAAAGAGATACCTACAAAAATGAACATAGAGTAAAATGCAAGGATGGTTCTTACAAATGGATACTTGATAGAGGAATTATAGTTAGCCGTTCAATTGATGGTACTCCATTAAGAATGGTTGGTTCACAAAGTGATATTTCTGAGCGCAAACAGTCTCAATTAAAATTAGCATACTATTTAGAAATAATAGATAAAAATGTCATATCATCAACAACTGATTTGCATGGTAAGATAACTAAAGTTTCACAAGCATTCTCTGATATTTCAGGCTATAGCAAAAATGAACTTCTTGGAAAAAGTCATAATATTCTTAGACACAAGGATATGCCAAGTAGCACATATAAAGAGCTTTGGAAAACTATACAATCAGGTAATATATGGGAAGGTGAAATTAAAAATAAGCGTAAAGACGGCTCGACTTACTGGGTAGATGCCACTATATCTCCTGTCAAAAATGAACAAGGTGAAACTATTAATTACACATCTATACGCCATGACATTACAGATAAAAAGCGCATTGAGGAACTATCTGTCACAGACAAACTGACACAACTTTATAATCGCCTAAAGTTAGACGAAATTTTTTCTATGAAACTTGCTTCTGCTCGAAGGTATAATAGTACCTTTTCTATTATTATGATGGACATTGACTACTTCAAAAGTGTAAATGATACATGGGGACATCAAGCAGGTGACGATATTTTAAAAGAGTTTGCAACAATTATAAAAAATAATATTAGAGAAACAGATGTCGTTGGTAGATGGGGAGGTGAAGAATTCCTAATTTTATCATCGGAGAGTGACCTTGAGAGTGCAATTAAATTATCTGAAAAATTAAGAGATATAGTATCTTTATTTAAATTCTCATTTGCAGGACATAAAACTGCA
The genomic region above belongs to Sulfurimonas lithotrophica and contains:
- a CDS encoding CHASE domain-containing protein yields the protein MPIHFNKSHKVWPIVTIIIGLLFSALSGWLTYNYYKEKENLRLDLASNEIILLVQNRMAAYEQVLKSGVGLFNASDMVSRKEWTIFVKEHKLNENFKGIQGFGYSEVVLPQNKHQHEERIRKEGFADFKIYPDGKRELYTSIIYLEPFDERNIRAFGYDMFSEKIRRIAMKKAMLNGKAALSGKIKLVQEFNTDIQAGFLMYLPVYKKGYKLDTPQERALAIQGFVYAPFRANDLMNGILGKMFPNIDFEIYDGDSIAKDNILYSSNSNNKSKLYKKTNITMNGHTWTLIFKTNSVFKSENIYVIFLIPSLILILTFLLYSLLNSLIKTEKNAVQIAKKATQKLQNSEERLRYALEGAGDGLWDWNLVTDEVFFSKRWKKMLGFSEDEIGSDIDEWKSLIHPEDLEHMDADITAHIEGKRDTYKNEHRVKCKDGSYKWILDRGIIVSRSIDGTPLRMVGSQSDISERKQSQLKLAYYLEIIDKNVISSTTDLHGKITKVSQAFSDISGYSKNELLGKSHNILRHKDMPSSTYKELWKTIQSGNIWEGEIKNKRKDGSTYWVDATISPVKNEQGETINYTSIRHDITDKKRIEELSVTDKLTQLYNRLKLDEIFSMKLASARRYNSTFSIIMMDIDYFKSVNDTWGHQAGDDILKEFATIIKNNIRETDVVGRWGGEEFLILSSESDLESAIKLSEKLRDIVSLFKFSFAGHKTASFGVSSYHAGDDEKTMVKRADDALYRAKENGRNRVEVEKYD